A part of Chthonomonadales bacterium genomic DNA contains:
- a CDS encoding homocysteine S-methyltransferase family protein gives MNETIAELMTGGVVVTDGAWGTQLQQRGLPIGEAPEPWNLAHPERVAEVARAYVAAGSRVILTNTFGANRIVLARHGLAERAADLCRAGVAISREAAAGRARIFASMGPTCKLVGMDEGETDEVAEAFVEQARAFADAGADGVVVETMSDLEEARLAVRAAVDVGLPVVACMVFDTGREKDRTMMGGTPEQAVEALTAAGAAAVGANCGVGPRAMLPVCRRMKAVTDLPLWFKPNAGMPELENGQAVYRMSPREFAIEVVELARAGAAFVGGCCGTTPEFIGALALELGKEYA, from the coding sequence ATGAACGAGACGATCGCGGAACTGATGACGGGCGGCGTCGTGGTGACCGACGGGGCCTGGGGAACGCAACTCCAGCAGCGCGGACTGCCCATCGGCGAGGCGCCCGAGCCGTGGAACCTGGCGCACCCGGAGCGCGTGGCCGAGGTTGCGCGTGCTTACGTGGCGGCCGGCAGCCGCGTCATCCTCACGAACACCTTCGGCGCCAACCGCATCGTGCTTGCGCGCCACGGCCTGGCCGAGCGTGCCGCCGACCTCTGCCGCGCCGGAGTCGCCATCTCACGCGAGGCGGCCGCGGGGCGTGCGCGCATCTTCGCCTCGATGGGCCCCACCTGCAAGTTGGTGGGCATGGACGAGGGCGAGACCGACGAGGTGGCCGAGGCGTTCGTCGAGCAGGCGCGCGCCTTCGCTGACGCGGGAGCCGACGGGGTGGTCGTCGAGACGATGAGCGACCTCGAGGAGGCCCGCCTCGCCGTGCGCGCGGCCGTCGACGTCGGCTTGCCCGTGGTGGCGTGCATGGTCTTCGACACGGGCCGCGAGAAGGATCGCACGATGATGGGCGGCACGCCCGAGCAGGCCGTGGAAGCGCTGACGGCAGCCGGCGCGGCGGCCGTTGGCGCCAACTGCGGCGTGGGCCCACGGGCGATGCTCCCCGTGTGCCGGCGCATGAAGGCGGTCACGGACCTGCCCCTGTGGTTCAAGCCGAATGCCGGTATGCCCGAACTGGAGAACGGCCAGGCCGTCTACCGCATGTCGCCGCGGGAGTTCGCCATCGAGGTCGTCGAGTTGGCGCGGGCCGGCGCCGCGTTCGTCGGCGGCTGCTGCGGCACCACGCCCGAGTTCATCGGCGCGCTCGCCCTCGAGCTGGGCAAGGAGTACGCATGA